A stretch of Besnoitia besnoiti strain Bb-Ger1 chromosome III, whole genome shotgun sequence DNA encodes these proteins:
- a CDS encoding hypothetical protein (encoded by transcript BESB_046440) produces MESTSANTPVLDSEPVQTVYAAATAVQSNIDGAASPRQNSKEMTASTSSIPVVHTQRGPSDEESASRARSDASRHSALSGHRSGGASGASSPVSIRSSSRHELEQSLHALYEEERESLATIAALGERRSILAKEAERLQRVVEQARESGKTDVVRAAEYQLQAMHQKQQENEAVEQQQQEQIAAQRRAALAQRQLSDAVSEKSRAAESRQTSLQKKPVVTLSVPANSREASHSHDQAARPRVVLEEPRYDLDRMRVVPHSLTSPLSSPEGRAEAGKLLAQGVSVPPPRSAGRWKQQVVNLLRLPGPNLSRRQFIMSFFHPATEMSEALLNRVFEQIKVQARDASGNVTEHVSIPVLLDILEKHNGEDICRLIDAAELLEANVRNVDRKCKTAPKSSLHDFTRRCTCRFLLNLVKKAYAELETTSQRFAPAVAVAGYSQALEAYQHMLIKSLATEKNLSLEQATVVISKCMHNMRNELETDLIHLRRMEIQAQADAEEAKAAAAARARIQKMAPEEAEALGIPYSTILHLAQSPDKVPVAGSSSHGVSAPKNISASGQVAVTYRYPDGTLVTNPAHLPEGARAAELAAQAQIEKTAALAAQAAMRAEEAALAQAAQAAQVAVSAATLGGALSAPPLASLMPTAAAETLKEGEQGQGGGPSAAATLQAYAAARTADSTAVRQVSRAITVGAASAGGMLLAAPQPGADLASQQQSRMVSAADNAPVWRTVSLPQHQMGTTSGVMTAAGGSPYAMLPPEEAVKMMMAQGAQPAATSGLQVPSEFSASGMSLSAGPAPLRPSLQTMSMVENRDMFRRTKAPGASPKSTALPSPANTRSKSLVDPLRQAGKLLAGALRLWKDAAEDETRESSQVQPAQQRLAQREAATPDQMTGPGAQGAAGLAAAAMAAPHYQGTLPSTALPGVCPSGAYPPSAFNAAELAEQARYMESAQAQAANATANISQKPAASAVAAMLRGKELAQAQQAMSASRMVSANMPQLYMAQEQRMVSQRGADAQPGLAAPGASPFFGQARAAASNSRVSSALLAPEDAKERRIRVSSFQEVPKPQLGKQEVGNLEQVQAQLNQLSVAHLEAYAKQFGFYSTPEAAAAAVGGVPLQGVGALAGAENHSMVTVRQQYSHN; encoded by the exons ATGGAATCCACGTCGGCGAACACCCCCGTCTTGGACAGCGAGCCTGTTCAGACGGTCTacgctgcggcgaccgccgtGCAGTCGAACATCGATGGAgccgcttctcctcgtcaGAACAGCAAGGAAATGACCGCGTCGACTTCCTCCATTCCAGTTGTTCACACGCAGCGGGGCCCTTCGGATGAGGaatccgcctcgcgcgcgcggagcgacgccAGCCGGCATTCGGCGCTTTCTGGGCACCGCTCTGGTGGAGCCTCCGGAGCTTCGTCTCCCGTCAGCAtccgctcctcttcgcgccaCGAACTCGAGCAGTCCCTGCACGCTCTGTATGAGGAGGAACGTGAAAGCCTTGCGACAATCGCCGCTCTGGGTGAGCGCCGGAGCATCCTGGCAAAGGAGGCTGAGCGCCTGCAACGCGTCGTCGAGcaagcgcgcgagagcggcaaaACTGATGttgtgcgcgcggcggagtaTCAACTGCAGGCCATGCACCAGAAACAACAAGAAAACGAAGCGGTGGAGCAGCAGCAACAAGAACAAATTGCTGCccagcggagagccgcgctcgcgcaacGCCAACTGTCTGACGCGGTCTCCGAgaagtcgcgcgccgccgaatcGCGGCAAACGTCGCTTCAGAAGAAACCCGTTGTCACCCTTTCAGTGCCTGCCAACTCGAGGGAGGCCTCCCACAGCCACGACCAGGCCGCCAGACCCAGAGTTGTGTTGGAGGAACCGCGCTACGATTTGGACAGAATGCGCGTCGTCCCCCACAGCTTGacttcgccgctctcgagcCCCGAGGGCCGCGCTGAAGCCGGAAAGCTCCTCGCCCAGGGAGTGTCGGTACCCCCGCCACGCTCCGCCGGGAGATGGAAGCAGCAGGTTGTCAACCTCCTCAGGCTTCCGGGACCGAATCTGTCTCGACGCCAATTTATCATGTCCTTCTTCCACCCAG CCACCGAAATGAGCGAGGCTCTGCTCAACAGAGTCTTTGAACAGATCAAAGTGCAGGCCCGGGATGCCTCAGGCAACGTGACGGAGCACGTTTCAATTCCTGTCCTCCTGGACATCTTGGAGAAGCACAACGGAGAAGACATCTGCCGCTTGATCGATGCCGCTGAGCTCCTTGAGGCTAACGTTCGAA ACGTGGATCGCAAGTGCAAGACCGCTCCCAAGAGCTCGCTTCACGACTTTACTCGCCGCTGCACATGCCGGTTCCTTCTGAACCTCGTCAAGAAGGCCTATGCGGAACTGGAGACAACGAGCCAAAGATTTGCGCCAGCCGTCGCGGTTGCTGGATACTCCCAGGCCCTCGAAGCTTATCAACATATGCTCATCAAGAGCCTTGCCACCGAGAAGAACCTGAGCCTCGAGCAGGCCACCGTG GTGATTTCGAAGTGCATGCACAACATGCGCAACGAGCTGGAGACCGATCTCATTCATCTGCGCCGCATGGAGATCCAGGCCCAGGctgacgccgaagaggcgaaggcggccgctgcggcgcgtgcccGAATCCAGAAGATGGCTCCTGAAGAGGCTGAGGCCCTTGGCATTCCCTACTCGACGATTCTCCACCTGGCGCAGTCTCCAGACAAGGTGCCCGTTGCCGGCAGCTCCTCCCACGGCGTTTCTGCGCCGAAGAACATCAGCGCCTCCGGTCAGGTTGCGGTGACCTACCGCTATCCCGACGGCACTTTGGTGACCAACCCTGCTCACCTCCCTGAGGGCGCGAGAGCTGCAGAACTGGCGGCTCAAGCGCAGATCGAGAAGACCGCGGCGCTTGCTGCCCAGGCCGCCATGAGAGCGGAAGAGGCCGCTttggcgcaggcggcgcaggcagcccaGGTCGCGGTGTCCGCTGCTACGCTCGGAGGCGCGCTTtcggctccgccgctcgccagccTCATGCCGACTGCAGCTGCTGAGACCCTGAAGGAGGGAGAGCAGGGTCAGGGTGGAGGGCCATCGGCTGCAGCCACTTTGCAGGCGtatgctgcggcgcgcactGCCGACTCCACCGCGGTTCGCCAGGTGTCGCGTGCCATCACCGTTGGCGCAGCTTCGGCCGGCGGAATGCTGCTTGCGGCTCCGCAGCCAGGCGCCGATCTGgcgtcgcagcagcagagccgcATGGTGTCTGCCGCGGATAACGCACCTGTGTGGCGCACCGTGTCGCTGCCTCAGCACCAGATGGGGACGACCTCGGGTGTGATGACGGCAGCTGGCGGGTCGCCTTACGCAATGCTCCCCCCAGAGGAAGCCGTGAAGATGATGATGGCTCagggcgcgcagccggcTGCGACGAGCGGCTTGCAGGTCCCCTCCGAGTTTTCTGCCAGTGGCATGTCCTTGTCGGCGGGtccggcgccgctccgcccCAGCCTCCAGACGATGAGCATGGTCGAGAACCGCGACATGTTCCGTCGCACGAaggcgcccggcgcgtcgccaaAGTCCACCGCGTTGCCCTCGCCAGCCAACACGCGCAGCAAGTCGCTCGTCGATCCACTCCGACAGGCTGGCAagctcctcgccggcgctctcCGTTTGTGGAAGGACGCGGCTGAAGACGAGACTCGCGAATCCAGCCAAGTGCAGCCGgcccagcagcgcctggctcagagagaggccgccaCGCCAGATCAAATGACTGGCCCCGGTGCCCAAGGCGCCgctggcctcgccgccgcggcgatgGCCGCCCCCCACTACCAGGGCACGCTGCCGTCAACGGCCCTCCCGGGGGTCTGTCCCTCCGGGGCCTACCCCCCCTCTGCATTCAACGCGGCTGAGCTCGCGGAGCAGGCGCGGTACATGGAGAGCGCCCAGGCCCAGGCTGCCAACGCCACTGCCAACATCTCTCAAAAacctgcggcgagcgccgtaGCAGCCATGCTCCGTGGGAAAGAGCTTGCGCAAGCGCAGCAAGCGATGTCCGCCTCCAGGATGGTGTCCGCAAACATGCCGCAGCTGTACATGGCTCAGGAGCAGCGAATGGTCTCCCAAAGGGGAGCTGATGCCCAGCCAG GCCTTGCTGCTCCCGGAGCTTCCCCGTTTTTCGgtcaggcgcgcgcggctgcgtcaaACAGCCGCGTGTCGTCCGCCCTGCTGGCTCCTGAGGATGCCAAGGAGCGCCGCATCCGCGTCTCGTCCTTCCAGGAGGTCCCGAAGCCCCAGCTCGGCAAGCAGGAAGTGGGAAACCTGGAGCAGGTTCAGGCGCAACTTAATCAGCTCTCGGTCGCCCATCTCGAGGCCTACGCCAAGCAGTTCGGTTTCTACTCGACGCccgaggctgcagccgccgccgtcggcggggTGCCGCTGCAAGGCGTCGGTGCCTTGGCTGGCGCAGAGAACCACAGCATGGTCACGGTCCGCCAGCAGTACAGCCACAACTGA